A window of Pyrus communis chromosome 3, drPyrComm1.1, whole genome shotgun sequence genomic DNA:
AGAaggtgagtttagcctcacaatggataTAATCGATAACTGGAGGGCCGGCCTTTTAGCTAGTGAACATCACCCACTTGCTTAGGGCCAGCCCTTAATTATTCCAACTCTATACTTCAGATTTTACGTCTTTTCGGCTTTATTCATACTTCATCTATAACAACATATATATTGCACATCATGTTTTAATCATATATAGGTACATCAAGACAAGTGTTTGACCATTTTTGACAAACTGAATTAGAAAAATATCTCAGTTTTTCTTCTCCGAGAACTTAATGTGAGCTCCATCCCCGAATGCCAACATAGGCCTTCGAGAAATGCGTGCGCCCTTGATTGTTGTCCACCTATGTACATCAGAAATTGAAAAGATGATTTAGCTCTGCCAAAAACCATGTAGGCACAAACTAGAATTGCTACTTCTGGTGAGATGCTGAGATTAAAATAAGAGGGGAGTGGTGATATATACCCATATCTGGTGAccaaaacatggagaaaggtggacaAGTACGCTCTGCTGAACTCGCCCCCTGCACATTGCCTTAATCCGCCACCAAACGACATGAAGTACTTAGATATTACAAGGGAGTCAAGGTCCTAATCCCATACAAAACATAAACATGCATAAACAAAGTTAGTTGTGAGAGTGTTTTGTGATTGCAATCAGATTCTACCAAAAATTGAAGTTATTGTTGAGAATTAAGCTGCATACTAGCTTAATATTGAGCTGCAGATGACAATCCTGCATAAAGAAGCTGAAGAGAATACTGAGATCGAAGAGATGAAGAACTTGTCATTTTTAGTAGTAGCCGTTAGACTTAAATATGTAACAGCTagtttaatttctatttttaaaaaCCTACACAGCTGTTATTCTTATCTGTCTAGGATTGTATTGTGTTATTTGATCCTCTCCAAGTGGAAGGATCGTAGCCTTCAATGGCCTGAATGGCTGGAGATTAGTATTTGCTCCCTAAAAAATAGGATTTGAGCATTTGACTGATTTAGGGATATAGGCTTGTATATTCTCTCTTGGATTTTTATTGAAGCATACTGAGCATTCTCTATCCTCTGCGTTCATTCTCTTCTCTACAATATTTTGTcataaagtttcaatctttgtgTTTTTAATCAACCTAAAATACCATGCCTGGTACCATTTCAAACATGATATCAGAGCTTTAGGTCTGATTCCAAAAGAGGGGCGTAAACTGTGAGTGAGGATCTTCCTTGAAAATTCCCAGAAGGGATAAATGCGGTTCCTTTATTGGTTGGTTTATTGATACTCACTGAGAAATGGTGGGTTCAAGTTCTTCCAGTGGAGATTCAAGAAGTCCACTGTTCGATGGTGCAAATTACGATTTTTGGGCTGTCAAAATGGAGATTGTCCTCATAGCGCATGATCTATGGGATGTGGTAGAACTTGGAGTACAACCATAGCCGAttctcaaagaagaagaaggctctAGAGATGAAGAAAGTGAGGTTGAGCACGTTCCAATCGAAGCACCCATCATCTCCAGAGAAGACAGAATCAAAAATGCCAATGAGTTGAGTCTCATTCAAGGAGCAATAACAGATGAGCTTTTTCCTCGCATCAGAAATGAGAAGACTGTGAAAAGGGCTTGGGACATTCTGAGAAGAGAGTTCAGAGCAAATAAAAAGGTAAGAGTTGTAAAACTTTAAGCAGTTATGGTTGGTTTTGAGTATATGAGAATGACAGAAGGTGAAACCCTAGATGATTATTTGGCTACTTGTTGAATTGTGAATAATCTGAAGTCACTTGGTGAAGATGTGCCTGAAAAAAGGATTGCGCAAAAACTATTGATGAGTCTAAGTAGGAGGTATAAGTTCATTGTGTCAATCATAGAGGAAACTCGGGATCTAGATGCCATTAGAACTGAAGAAGTCATTGCATCTGTCAAGGTCTATGATAAAAAATAAGACTTGCATGATGAAAGGGATAAGTTAACAGGAACTGAAAGAGCTTTTAGCAGTCTCAGAGTTGGCAACAACCAAGATACTGGAACTTACAAAGGTTCACAGAATAGGCAAACTCAGAAGTGGCTATAAGAAGGGAACAAATTGGTCTTAAGGTGGAAATTGGAACAATAACAATGGTTCAAGATGGAACAACAACCCTAGAGGAAATTGGAACAATAAAATCAATTCACAGTACAAGCAAGGGAGTAGTAGTCAAAGTGGTGTGAAACCACAGTGCCAAGTCTGTGGGAAATACCATTTTGGTGTGCATATACAAAGGAAAAGCCAAGTGTGGAAAGTGCAACCGGTTTGGTCATATTGCAAAGGACTGTGATAGTACAAGCAAGTAGCCAACTgcacaaaggaagaagaagtaaCCACATGAACCATGTTTTGTGCTTGTCACTCAACTTTAATTGCACAAGATAGAGCTGCATGGTTTGTGGACAGTGCCTGTAGCAATCATATGACCTCTAAAGAGTTTGTGTTGATAAACATTGATAGATTTGTGACATTTAAGGTTAAAATGGGCACTGAAGATCTTGTACAAGCTACTGGAAAATGCACTCTTGTATTTGAAACTAAGCATGGAAAAAGATACATAAATGAGGTGTTGTTGGTTCTAGGTTTGGATGAGAACTTACTGAGTGTAGGCCAGATGATAGAGCATGGATACTATATTTTATTTGGGGGTAATATGGCAGTGATCTTTTATGATTGTAGCCTTAACAATGTTGTAGCAAAAGTGATCATGGCAGGAAATCGATATTTTCCCCTTTTACTAGAATCAATGACTCTTGTAGCAAGGAAGGCATATGTGATTGAAGACTCTTGGGTGTGGTATAGAAGGCTTGGACACTTGAACTTTGCTAGCATGAAAAAGATGCAACAGAAGGAAATGGTACTTGGATTACttgttttgacagaaatgaaagatGTGTGTGAAGGCTGTGTATCAGGGAAACATCACAGAGAATCATTTGACAAGGAGAAGGTGTGGAGAGCAAGTCATCCACTTGAGTTGGTATGCACAGATGTGTGTGGACCAATACAAAATGAGTCCATTGGAGGGAATAGATACTTTATCACATTTattgatgatttctcaagaATGTGTTGGGAATACTTTCTCAGAAATAAATCTGATACCTTCAATGTATTTAAAAATTTCAAAGCTTTTTGTTGAATTGCAATCTGGGTTCAGTTTGAAGAAGCTAAGGAATGACAGAGGTGGTGAATACAGCTCATATGAGTTTCTGGACTACTGTGCAAGCATGGGAATGGAGAGGCAATTGACTATTGCCTACTCTCCTTAGCAAAATGGAGTTGTTAAGAGAAGAAATAGAACAATTGGTGAAATGGCAAGATCCATGATGATTGAGAAAGGAATCCCTGTGATCTTTTGAGCAGAAACTGTGAGCATAGTTGTGTATCTGCAAAACAGATGCTTTACAACATCAGTGTTAGATAAAAAACCTTTTGAAGCATTCACATGTAGGAAACCTGGAATCAAGCATCTGAAAGTATTTGGGTGTATTTGTTATACTCATGTTCCATCACCACTGAGACATAAGTTTGATGATAGAACCAGAAAGGGAGTTTTCATAAGATATGGAAGTTGTCGGAAGAGGTATAGAGTGTATGATCTGCAATCTAAGAAGATTGTACTCTCAAGGAGTGTGATTTTCAGTGAAAACAAGTCATGGAATTGGGAAAGCAACCAAGTGGAGACTCTCTCAATACCTTTCAACCTTGGAGGAAATGATGCAGAAGATGAAATTCCAGAAGAACAAACTGATACAACCCAGTTTGAAAATGATGGAGGTTCTTACTCAAACACAAGTGTTGCTAAGTTAATTGAGAACAATGATGGAAGCCATAGTCAAGGTTCCACACCTAGCTCTACTCTAGTGAAGTTAAGAACTCTGGAAGATATATATGCAAGATGCCACATGACCATTATAGAACCAGAGAGCTATCAAGAAGCGGCAAATGATGTAGCCTGGCAAGAGGCTATGAATGCAGAGTTGGAAGTGATTGAAAAGAACAGTATTTGGGAACTTGTTGAGAGGCCTGCTGATAAGCCTGTTATAGGTGTGAAATGGGTGTTTAAGACTAAGCTTAACCTGGATGGAACAATTCAAAAACACAAGGCTAGACTTGTGGCAAAAGGTTATGCATAGAAACCTGGGATAGTTACAATGAAACCTTTGCACTAGTGGCAAGGTTAGACACAATTCGAACTCTCATTGCTCTTGCAGCACAAAAGGATTGGAAGGGCACCCGAAAGCAAGAGTTCAGAAGATGTAGGAACTTGTATTGTGCCTACCATCCCTGGTACTTTACACTGCCAAGGAACATCTGGAAGTAGTTGGTGAGCTCGTTGATTTCAGGGGGTTAGGGTGGGTAGAGAGAACTTTCGTCTGGTGCTCGAACATAGAACCACAAGGGATGCGTTTGCTGTGTTGGATAAAAGAGACTGCAAAAGGAATATGAGCATGGTTGCGTTGCGTCTAACCAAAGAACGGATGTCCTGgtttgaaaacaaaatgaattCAAACGCCTCCTAGTCATCGAAAAGAAGTGAGAGAGATTCTCATCTGTCTGTTAGTTTCTTCGGTTTCATTTCCATCGTTTGGCGTTGGCCTTACCGTAGAATTCTGTCTGATGTTAATGACACCGTCCCAGGTCAATGATAGATGTACTACACATAACCCAATCTCAGACCACATAACAAGCTGGACAAATTTTATTTGACAATATATGAGCTTACATATGAATTCTGGGAAGAAAAAGCAAAGCAAGGTTTCATCAAATCAAAACTTCTTTATTACTGAATGCTGTTGGGATCAATTCCGATTATTCCCGAATAGGGAAAAAAGAAATATTGCATTTCGACAGATGTAGGATAACCTACCAACAatgtagaataaaaaaaaaacaattataaacGTGACTATGTGAGGCAATGGACATGTTCCCCGTCAATCAGTCCAGGTTAGCAATAACGGCATCAACAACCTCTTGGGTGCTGCTGACTCCACCGAGATCTTTTGTCCTGTACTTGCCTTCTGAGATTACACGTTTCACCGCTGTTTCAAGTCGATCAGCAAATGAAGGAAACTGGAGATGCCTCAACATCATTGCTGATGACAGAAGCAAAGCCACTGGATTGGCCTTCTTTTGCTCCCATAACTTTTCGTTTCCGACATTTCCTGCTGAAGCACCTTGCTCAAAAACAGCGTGATCAGCACCCACATTTCCTGTAGTAACCCCAAAGAGACAATGAGGCAGAGTTTAGAAGAGACCGACTACAAGAACAAGATAAATTATAAGTGGTGATCAGCGCTTGAAGCAGATGATCTTTCTTCTATGGAAGGGTGGAGTAGATATATCATGATGGAGttaacaaaaacaacttaaaaaaaaggGTATAGGATTTGCAACGACTCGCAGAATAATATAATCAATCAAATTTATTAATAAGGACTTCTACCTCCTGGCATGACACCAGTGCCTCCAGCAATACCAGCTGCCGTATTTGCCACTAGATTTCCATAAAGATTGGGAGTGACCTGCAAGACATGAAACAACCTCTGTAAATGGCACAGGAAAAGAGTAGCACATATAACCAACTATGAAGTTCGAAACTATGCAAACatctattttaaattttcaatagaCAACTTAGTTTTAGCTCAACAACGTAGACAGGTCTTTTGGCTAAAATGAAGAGCAAGCATGAAACATCCGAAGCTCAGAGTTGGGCCCAGACCAATAAGTTATTCTCAAATGCAAGATGATCCAACACACAAAGCCTTTTGCCAGTGTGGGGTCTGGGAAGTGCCACATGGACACAGTTTTACCATTTTGTGGAAagaatattttcccatttcaaaCCCGGATGACAAGGGTAAACACCAAATCCTAGATTCAATTTACCCTCCCCCCCACCAACTCCCAAAGAACAGAAAAATCTGAGTTCATGATCAACATGTGAGACAAGAAGTAAACCCATTAGAAACACAAGAGGAACAAGATGTTGATCCAAGTTAAAACAGCAGAACCAGGAATTTCACATTAGAAAACAAGGTAGATGAACACACTATCGGACTATTTGTGTTGAATTCGACTTATGAATCCATGCTTAATATTTCACTTGAGTGCATCCGGATTGTTCTTTTTTCCCTGCTTTAAATAGAGCATTACTATCTTTCTATGCTTACTTCTTGACAACCACATGAACATCACAGAGACATCAAACTCTAACAGCTCACTCAATGTTTTGATGTGACTCACAGGTTTTATACTCTCAAACCTTTTCCAATTACTCTTCTAAGTTTTCGTAGGTCATCACAATAGCAAAATACCTACAAGAGCTACTCTTTCCCTTTTCTTCAGTCCAAAACTAATAGTAATAGAGAACGTCTAAATTTTGCATCATCAGTTGGCATATGAGCCTATGCAAGATTCTCCACATGTCATGAGTACCTAATATATTTCATAAACTTATATCCACCGTCTGTATTATGGATCAAACCAAACCTGAAGCATATAAGAAGATTAGAACAAAACCACCGTTTCTTGCCTAACAAACAATAGAAATGGTTTTTGCAATTCAAATCATATTCACAATTCAGATcatagaaaacccaaaaacttgaaACTTTTCACATTGCCACCATTTCAACAGCCaaaaaaatttttaaaagaCATATCActaatgttaaaaaaaataaaaaataaaaagtatttcATAATAATAGCATAGTtgcaaattcatcaaaattccATCCAGTCAAATGGAGTCAACGAAGTATTTTCCTGGAATTCCTAGTTAAAAACACGCAGTTCATCAATCCACGAAACCTGAACTTTGCTTaaaattgatgaaaattaaattaattggcAGCCGCCCCCCTCTAGGTAGCAAGTTATTCCAATGCAGTTTTTAACTAACTTCTTATTAGTTACTCCAAGCTCTTAAATATGAGAGAGAAAGGACAGAATTTGTTGCTAAACAAACTCCTAATCACCAGGCAAACACATCTGCCAAACAAAATCCTGGTAACCCACGTCAGACCAAGTCCATAATTTAACCAAATTATCCAAAGTTAGTCAAAgattaacaaagagaaaaacTTTAACCCTGCCATGAACACATCCACATATAAAAACCAGATTCACAAAACAGATTTTGAGCTGAAGGCACATTACCATCACATCAAATTGCTCCGGCTTCGAAACGAGTTGCATACAGCAATTGTCCACAATGATCTCATTGTAGTTAATACTTGGGTACTTTTTAGCAACCTCTCTGCATGACTCCAAGAACAACCCATCAGCCAGCTTCATAATGTTGGCTTTGTGCACAGCAGTCACCTTCTTCCTGTTGTTCAAATACGCGTACTCGAAAGCGTACTTGGCGATTCGCTCCGAGCAGAACTTTGTGATCACCTAACACAATCATAATCAATTCCCGATTTCTCACAAAATTGCAGAGCAAAAAAGATTGGATTTGAGTTTTTGATTACCTTGAGGCTTTCGACGACGCCGGGGACGACCTCGTGCTCAAGCCCGGCATATTCACCCTCGGTGTTCTCTCTAATTACGACAATGTCCACGTTCTCATGGCGGGTGGGTAGACCGGGGAGGTTGAAGCAGTTGACTAGCGACGCGTACAGGTCGAGCTCTTTTCTCAGCTGGACGTTTAGCGAGCTCACTCCGCCGCCCATCGGAGTCTTCAGGCCGCCCTTCAAGCACACCTTGTTTTTCCGGATCGACTCGATCACCTCCGCGGGGACCCGCTTCAGGTCGCCGTGGACGTCGTATCGCTCGAAGTACACGGGAGCGTGCATCGCTTCCATGACTTGCTCGACGGCGTTGGTGACGAGCGGGCCGATTCCGTCGCCAGGGATCAGGGTTACGGGCCGCGGGGCACCGTCTCCGGGTCGGGGCATGTAGGTGACGGATCGGGTGTTCGGGTCGGGTTTGGGAAGGAAGTGTGCGGGCGTGGGGCGGTGGGTGAGGTTTTTTAGGATCGGGAGGGTCCGACGGGCCATGGCTGagtgttagggttttgggtttttttggaGGGAGGAGGTTGTCGGATTTGCGAAGGGTCGACTTTTTGTTGCAGAGGAGTTGAAGTTGAGCGGGTGATTGACTAGCGAGGGGAATTGGAAAATATGAGAAAGTTGGAGGACTTTTTTACAATAATTCCACGTTCCAATTCGCGTTTCTGGGTAGACCTAATTATGTTGTCAAATTGTCCTAATAATTTCAGTGCTCCATTTTAGGGTATATGCCTAAATTTGTTGGGTTTATTTGTAAGCACACGCATTTTGACACACATTTTAGCATTACAAAATGAGTTCCGCTAAGTGTGTCAAAAATCTGTGTTCTCCAGATTTTAACCCAAATTTGTTTAATAGtacttttctcaatttttaaattgaatCTTTTATTGAAAGTCATTTAGTCCTCACTAGTGTAGTGACCTtctttgtgaaaatttgaaagacTTTAGCCGAATTATTGAATagataaacgatattatctacattaaatgTGGAAGGAGTGGGCTAAGCTTTATAATAAGTTTGTTATAATAATGGGGTTCAACTTCGTCTTTGGCaaaattcgaacctaagacctcttaggtACAAGTGAATGAGAATATCACTAGATATAATACTAAGTGGTTCAAAGTGGAGGAATATTAACAATTGAATACTAACCGACTCTTTTTTATTGATGCAATGATTAAAAACTAAATCATAAATAATATCAAACTTACTTCTACGAGATTTAAATCTAAAATCTCTTACTTTCACgtatcattttacattttacatGCATTTTTTTCCACATCCTTCTCTTCACCCTCCTATATTCTTATTCATGCCTACGGAAtaggatcctctttggatcctTTTTATGGAGATCCGAATAATCAATCAATTAAGTATGTTCATAGTACATCATGTGtttagaaatcattttgaatttaaaatttaaaattgaatataaataataattaacgaAAAATGATTGTACGATATTTGATGAATAAATACAATTGATTCATCATTAGATTCCCACAAAAAGGATCcgaggatcctcattccatGCCTACAATCAATCATGTCCTTTTAGTTCACGTAATGTCAatctttttaacttttcacaTGTTCACTATTCTTTGATAATCTTAATCAACCTTCACAATCGCAAATATGATTTAAGTCGCGTCAAGCgtaaaatatttatcaaatagACCGACACAATAGATGCAACAAACTAAGATAATtaaggagtttttttttttttttttaactaagaTAATTAAGGAGTTACAATAGAAGCTTGCGTCTTACCGCATACCAATTTCTATTCACTTATTTGAGAGGGTATATGGCACTTACAATGACCGGTGAGCGTACATTAAACACATGGAAGTATAGTTCGTTTAATATTTTTTCACTTTCGAGCATTGGCCCCAatcccaacaggatcctctttggattctTTTTGTGAAGATCTTGAAAATTCGGGAATCATGTTCGTTCTTCATATATcatgcgatcagtttttgttaggtactgtttctgtttaatttaaataaaaaaatttaaagtgatTATGCATATGGCATGTAAATTTGTGGGTTGCAAAAT
This region includes:
- the LOC137728013 gene encoding isocitrate dehydrogenase [NAD] regulatory subunit 1, mitochondrial isoform X2, whose product is MARRTLPILKNLTHRPTPAHFLPKPDPNTRSVTYMPRPGDGAPRPVTLIPGDGIGPLVTNAVEQVMEAMHAPVYFERYDVHGDLKRVPAEVIESIRKNKVCLKGGLKTPMGGGVSSLNVQLRKELDLYASLVNCFNLPGLPTRHENVDIVVIRENTEGEYAGLEHEVVPGVVESLKFCSERIAKYAFEYAYLNNRKKVTAVHKANIMKLADGLFLESCREVAKKYPSINYNEIIVDNCCMQLVSKPEQFDVMVTPNLYGNLVANTAAGIAGGTGVMPGGNVGADHAVFEQGASAGNVGNEKLWEQKKANPVALLLSSAMMLRHLQFPSFADRLETAVKRVISEGKYRTKDLGGVSSTQEVVDAVIANLD
- the LOC137728013 gene encoding isocitrate dehydrogenase [NAD] regulatory subunit 1, mitochondrial isoform X1, coding for MARRTLPILKNLTHRPTPAHFLPKPDPNTRSVTYMPRPGDGAPRPVTLIPGDGIGPLVTNAVEQVMEAMHAPVYFERYDVHGDLKRVPAEVIESIRKNKVCLKGGLKTPMGGGVSSLNVQLRKELDLYASLVNCFNLPGLPTRHENVDIVVIRENTEGEYAGLEHEVVPGVVESLKVITKFCSERIAKYAFEYAYLNNRKKVTAVHKANIMKLADGLFLESCREVAKKYPSINYNEIIVDNCCMQLVSKPEQFDVMVTPNLYGNLVANTAAGIAGGTGVMPGGNVGADHAVFEQGASAGNVGNEKLWEQKKANPVALLLSSAMMLRHLQFPSFADRLETAVKRVISEGKYRTKDLGGVSSTQEVVDAVIANLD